In Pirellula sp. SH-Sr6A, the DNA window CGGTACCGTTGTTGCTCCGTTGATGATCGTCTTGCTGATCATCCACGCAATGGTTGGTTATGTTGAGCTTGGTACAGACTCCTGGATTCCGAAGATCACGGGAGCCATTATGGCAAATGCCGCGTACGGCTTGGCTCTGTTTGTGTACACCTCGCTCCTGATGTTTACGCTTCGATTCTTCGCAGGGCCGATTGTTCACAGGATCTCTCCACTTGGATTGCTTTTCGTCAGTGCGATTCTAGGCGCAATCGGACTCACCCTGTTGGGTAACGCCAGCACGATCCCCGTTTGCATCATTGCCGCGACGATTTATGCGTGTGGAAAGACATTTTTGTGGCCCACCATGTTGGCGGTCGCATCGGAGCAATTCCCGAAAGGGGGTGCGGTATCGATCGGTGTTTTGGGAGGGGTCGGAATGCTTTCAGCTGGTTTGCTAGGCGGTCCTGCAATCGGCTTTAAACAAGATTACAACGCCAGCGCCGAGCTCAAGAACGTTTCGGCAGATACATATGATCGCTACAAGGCGTCGTCCGAAAGTAGCTTCTTCGGTTTCAAGACCGTCGGGCTGGACGGAGCAAAGGTCGCCATTTTGGAAGACAACGGGAAAGAACTTGCCCGGGCAACTGAATTAGCACAGAAAGATGGCAAAGAGGACAAAAACCTCGAAGCCCTCAATCAGTGGTGGGGAACAGCAAAAGAATTTGCTTCCACAGACAAAGCGCCTACTAAATCTGCTGGGATTTATGGTGGCAAGAAAGCCTTGCAATACACTGCGTACGTTCCTGCAACGATGGCGATTCTCTACCTGCTGCTTATCCTCTATTTCCAGGCGA includes these proteins:
- a CDS encoding MFS transporter: MSQSHSQDPGAAVAPNAHRLLWAGFMAILAAGVGYSVRGGILGQWAEQFGFTMTELGTITGGGLTGFGIVIILSSLVADKIGYGKLMIAAFLLHLISAVMTLATPMAFTAGGKDAAFQCLFWGMFIFAIGNGLCEAVVNPMTAALFPKNKTHYLNILHAGWPAGLVCGGLASFFMAAQVNEAGEVLRKAVDWKIQMSLFLIPVVAYGAMLIGQKFPKSEAESAGTSIAEMLGTVVAPLMIVLLIIHAMVGYVELGTDSWIPKITGAIMANAAYGLALFVYTSLLMFTLRFFAGPIVHRISPLGLLFVSAILGAIGLTLLGNASTIPVCIIAATIYACGKTFLWPTMLAVASEQFPKGGAVSIGVLGGVGMLSAGLLGGPAIGFKQDYNASAELKNVSADTYDRYKASSESSFFGFKTVGLDGAKVAILEDNGKELARATELAQKDGKEDKNLEALNQWWGTAKEFASTDKAPTKSAGIYGGKKALQYTAYVPATMAILYLLLILYFQAKGGYKAKSIDGSVAH